The Oncorhynchus keta strain PuntledgeMale-10-30-2019 chromosome 17, Oket_V2, whole genome shotgun sequence genome has a window encoding:
- the LOC118396005 gene encoding ankyrin repeat and SOCS box protein 13-like, producing MEITRARPSLFGDIAHGLGFWTDRSAVHEAAAQGKALQLQKLIQGGAAVNLVAVDSITPLHEACIQGQTQCVRLLLDAGAHVDARNIDGSTPLCDACAAGSLECVKLLIQHGATVNPPLFTFSPLHEACMGGNSDCVQLMIDVGALMEAHDCHFGTPLHVACARQHFDCAKVLLNAGANVNAAKLHETALHHAAKVKNVDLIELLIEFGGNIYARDNLGKKPINYTSQGSPTNICLEFYENTPLSLQQISRIALRTALGRRALDDVSKLGLPNRITCYLSYQPPPDLDLDFDYF from the exons ATGGAGATTACTCGTGCCAGACCATCGCTGTTTGGAGATATAG CTCATGGCCTGGGTTTCTGGACAGACCGTTCGGCGGTACACGAGGCAGCAGCCCAGGGAAAGGCTCTTCAGCTACAGAAGCTGATCCAGGGAGGGGCAGCAGTTAACTTAGTGGCTGTGGACTCCATAACCCCCCTCCACGAGGCCTGCATACAGGGACAAACACAGTGTGTCCGGTTGCTGCTGGACGCTGGTGCTCAC GTGGATGCGCGGAACATTGACGGCAGTACCCCTCTGTGCGATGCCTGCGCTGCGGGCAGCCTGGAGTGTGTGAAACTACTCATACAACATGGGGCTACGGTCAACCCTCCACTGTTCACCTTCTCACCCCTCCACGAGGCCTGCATGGGGG gtaACTCTGACTGCGTTCAGCTCATGATAGACGTGGGAGCTCTGATGGAGGCCCATGACTGCCACTTCGGGACACCGTTACATGTAGCGTGTGCCAGACAACACTTTGACTGCGCCAAGGTCCTCCTCAATGCAG GGGCGAACGTGAACGCTGCCAAGCTCCACGAGACGGCGCTCCATCACGCAGCCAAAGTAAAGAACGTGGATCTGATCGAGCTGCTGATTGAGTTCGGTGGGAACATATATGCCAGGGACAACCTGGGCAAAAAGCCCATCAACTACACAAGTCAAGGTTCTCCCACCAATATCTGCCTAGAGTTCTATGAAA ATACTCCCCTCAGTCTACAACAGATCAGCAGGATAGCTCTGAGAACAGCACTGGGCAGAAGAGCCCTGGACGACGTGTCCAAACTGGGCTTGCCCAATCGCATCACCTGCTACCTCTCATATCAGCCACCACCAGATCTGGACTTGGACTTTGACTACTTCTAA